The genomic interval GACCTCGGCCGCCAGCGACTCCTTCAGCGCGTCGTGGACCTTGCAGAGTTCGTTCGCGCGCTCGACGACCGCCTCGGCCTGCTCGTCGTCGAGTTCGGCCTCGGTCCGGACGACGAAGGTGACGCTGTCGAGTTTGTCGTCGTCGTCGAGACCGCCCTCCACGTCGATCTCGACCTTCCCGAGGTCGCCGACGTCGCGCTGTTCGGCACCCACGCGGAGCGCGGGAACGTAACAGGAAGCGTAGGCCGCGAGGAGCGCTTCGAGCGTGTCGGGGGCCTCCTCGCCCGTGGCGTCGATGGTGTGGTCGAAGTCCCGAATTCGGTTGTCGGCCTGGAATCCCGCTTCGGACGTGGTGGTGACTTCTTTCGTCATGCGTTCGATGTATCTCTCGCCGAGCCCCTTAGTGTTGCTCTTATCGGCGGAATGCGAAAACAGAACTCGGAAGACGGTCGCTACAGCTCGTCGGCGAGGTCGAACGACTCGTCGCCGTCGAGCGCGCGGACCTCGGTGTCGCTCCCGACGGCCTTGACCTCGCGGGCGAAGTCCTCGGGGTCCTGCTCGATGGGCGGGAAGGTGTCGTAGTGAATCGGGACGGCGTAGTCGACGTCGAGCCAGTCGACCGCGATGGCGGCCTGCCACGGCCCCATCGTGAAGTGGTCGCCGATGGGGACCGCGGCGACGTCGGGTTCGAGGTGCGGGCCGATGACGTCGCGCATCTCGGTCATCAGGCCGGTGTCGCCCGCGTGGTAGAAGGTCTGGCTCTCCTCGTCTGCCACCTGCGTCGGCTTGGTGTCGCTGATGATGAATCCAGCGGGCATCCCGCCGGTCGCGCCGTAGTCGGTGTCCATGCCGTTGGTGTGGTCGGCCCGGTGCATCGTGACGAACGCGTCGCCGCACTCGACCGTGCCGCCGAGGTTCATCCCCATCCCGCCGACCGCCTCGAACTCGCCGTACTCGTCGCGGCAGTACGAGACGACCTCGGGGGTCGCGACGAGTTTCGTCCCCTCGTAGCGGTCCACGTCGCCGATGTGGTCGGCGTGGCCGTGGGTGAGCAGGAGGTAGTCGGGGTCGAGTTCCTCGGGGTCGGTGTCGGTCTTGGGGTTGTCGAAGAACGGGTCGATGAGCAGTTCGGTCTCGCCGACTTCGACGTGGAACGTCGAGTGGCCGTAGTAGGTGATATTCATGGGTCCGGGCGGATATACTCGCGTTCGACACTTAAATGATGTTGGAGGTGTGGCCGGACGCGACCGACGCCGCCGCGGCGGCGTCGGTCGCGTCCGAACTCAGGTATGTCCAAACTCAGCCACGTCCGAACCCGGTCACGTCCGAACTCACCCACGTTCGAACTCGGTCGGGGCGACCTCGCCCCGACCGAGTCCACCGAGCGTCCGGAAGTAGCAACCCCTAAGTTTAGGCCGACCTAAGACCCGCGAGAATGGAGCTAACTCGCCGGGACGCCATCGTCGCGCTCGCCGCGAGCGGGGTCGCGGTCGGCACCGGAGCGTACCTCGACGGGAATCCCTTCGCCGACGAGTCGACCCCCGCGAGTGAGTCGCCCTCCGA from Halorussus salilacus carries:
- a CDS encoding metal-dependent hydrolase; amino-acid sequence: MNITYYGHSTFHVEVGETELLIDPFFDNPKTDTDPEELDPDYLLLTHGHADHIGDVDRYEGTKLVATPEVVSYCRDEYGEFEAVGGMGMNLGGTVECGDAFVTMHRADHTNGMDTDYGATGGMPAGFIISDTKPTQVADEESQTFYHAGDTGLMTEMRDVIGPHLEPDVAAVPIGDHFTMGPWQAAIAVDWLDVDYAVPIHYDTFPPIEQDPEDFAREVKAVGSDTEVRALDGDESFDLADEL
- a CDS encoding OsmC family protein, with amino-acid sequence MTKEVTTTSEAGFQADNRIRDFDHTIDATGEEAPDTLEALLAAYASCYVPALRVGAEQRDVGDLGKVEIDVEGGLDDDDKLDSVTFVVRTEAELDDEQAEAVVERANELCKVHDALKESLAAEVEVQGGAF